The nucleotide window TAACGCAGGCTGTGATACAAACAACCGCTCAGCAGCTTTTCTCATATTTAGCTCTTCAGCTAGTATAACCATCATCCGAAAATCATCTAATTGCAAATCTACAGCTCCTTTCCATGAAAACGAGCAGCTCCTTATAGAAGCTGCACGCCTGTCACTTACTCTGTTTACGCACTTGTTTATTCAAAAGTTTTAAGATGGTCCGCCTGGTTAAAATCCCTTCAAAATAACCCTCTTCATTTTCCACACATACAAACGGATGATTAATAACTGCTTGCAGTGCCTCTGTAAATGTATCATCCAGCTGCAACTTCACAATTTCGCTGTTCATAACATCTTCTACTTTCATATGTTCTAATCTCTCAAATTCAATGCGCTCAAGCCCCATAATACCGTCGAGCATCATCGCTGTACTAATTAAGCCTTTTAACTTATAGGTGGGGTCTAATACAGGAATTGCGGAATACCCGGATTTCACCAGTAGGAGAAGCGCATGTTCTAAGCTATTCCCAATCTGTACATGTGCCACTTTCTCTGAGGAAATCAGTAAATCCTTGACAAATATGTTTTTAAATCCTTCAGCAGGAAGACTATTCATTGCTGTGTTCCCCCATCTTTTAATTTCTTTTCGTTTAAATTCTACATTGTATATTCTTATTCATATAAGTACCAATAGCTTTGCTACAAGAAAAC belongs to Ectobacillus sp. JY-23 and includes:
- the cbpB gene encoding cyclic-di-AMP-binding protein CbpB, whose product is MNSLPAEGFKNIFVKDLLISSEKVAHVQIGNSLEHALLLLVKSGYSAIPVLDPTYKLKGLISTAMMLDGIMGLERIEFERLEHMKVEDVMNSEIVKLQLDDTFTEALQAVINHPFVCVENEEGYFEGILTRRTILKLLNKQVRKQSK